A genomic segment from Armatimonadota bacterium encodes:
- a CDS encoding ribonuclease PH, whose protein sequence is MARPDGRGSQELRPLRLTRGVMKYAEGSCLIEAGDTRVICTASVEDRVPPFLKGTGTGWVTAEYGMLPRSCRQRTPREITKGAPGGRTMEIQRLIGRALRSVVQLESLGERTITIDCDVLQADGGTRTASITGGFVALAEALHWMRQKGMIKHMPLNDIVAAVSVGVVGGADLLDLCYDEDYQASVDMNVVMTGKGKFVEVQGTAEGLPFGRDRLNKLLDLAQLGLQQIFQIQREVLKDIL, encoded by the coding sequence ATGGCACGTCCTGATGGGCGCGGCTCGCAGGAGCTGCGTCCCCTGCGCTTGACGCGGGGGGTGATGAAATATGCTGAAGGCTCTTGTCTGATCGAAGCGGGAGATACCCGTGTGATTTGTACCGCCTCTGTGGAGGACCGCGTTCCGCCTTTCCTGAAGGGCACCGGCACCGGTTGGGTGACCGCGGAGTACGGGATGTTGCCACGCTCCTGTCGCCAGCGCACACCTCGCGAGATCACCAAAGGCGCGCCCGGTGGACGCACGATGGAGATACAGCGGCTGATCGGACGTGCCCTGCGCTCAGTGGTGCAGCTGGAGAGCTTGGGAGAGCGTACCATTACTATCGACTGTGACGTACTCCAGGCGGACGGCGGCACGCGAACAGCTTCCATCACCGGTGGGTTTGTTGCACTGGCGGAGGCGCTGCACTGGATGCGCCAGAAGGGCATGATTAAACACATGCCTCTCAATGACATCGTGGCGGCAGTGAGCGTAGGAGTGGTGGGAGGAGCGGATTTGCTCGACCTGTGCTACGATGAAGATTATCAAGCCTCGGTGGACATGAACGTGGTGATGACAGGCAAGGGCAAATTCGTGGAGGTGCAGGGCACTGCAGAGGGGCTACCTTTCGGCAGAGATCGACTGAACAAGCTGCTGGACCTGGCGCAGTTGGGCTTGCAGCAAATCTTCCAGATACAGCGTGAGGTACTGAAGGACATTCTATAG
- a CDS encoding non-canonical purine NTP pyrophosphatase, producing the protein MKRELVIATNNLKKLREMHALLQVLEEDGIAIRSLRDFPPYPEPEEDGDDYITNALLKARAAVAHTGRVCIADDSGLEVEYLGGKPGVHSKRFAGEDTPWNVKIAKLLELLEGVPQEQRGARFNSVIAISTPWDAEYILRDTCRGWIYWEPRGEHGFGYDPVFYLPELGCTMAELPMERKNQISHRAKTLSAAIPLLRWLFGQRKPDFAF; encoded by the coding sequence ATGAAAAGGGAACTGGTCATCGCGACGAACAATCTCAAGAAGCTCCGCGAGATGCACGCTCTGCTACAGGTGTTGGAGGAGGATGGCATCGCCATCAGGTCGCTGCGCGATTTCCCTCCGTACCCGGAGCCCGAAGAAGATGGCGACGATTACATCACGAATGCTCTGCTTAAAGCGCGTGCTGCCGTCGCACACACAGGCAGGGTTTGCATCGCCGACGACAGCGGGCTGGAAGTAGAGTATCTCGGTGGCAAGCCCGGGGTGCATTCCAAACGCTTCGCTGGCGAGGATACCCCCTGGAATGTCAAAATCGCCAAACTGCTGGAGCTGCTGGAAGGTGTTCCGCAGGAGCAGCGAGGTGCACGCTTCAACTCGGTTATCGCTATCAGCACTCCCTGGGATGCAGAATATATCCTGCGGGATACCTGTCGCGGATGGATTTACTGGGAGCCTCGTGGCGAGCATGGCTTCGGTTACGACCCTGTGTTTTACTTACCTGAGCTGGGCTGCACGATGGCGGAGCTACCTATGGAGCGCAAGAACCAGATCAGCCACCGTGCCAAGACTCTATCGGCAGCGATACCTCTACTGCGGTGGCTATTTGGGCAACGGAA